From Rhodamnia argentea isolate NSW1041297 chromosome 10, ASM2092103v1, whole genome shotgun sequence, a single genomic window includes:
- the LOC115742812 gene encoding DNA-directed primase/polymerase protein isoform X3, protein MDDVDRLFKCFKCGISPPESAVRERKRVKRKWQEGSSVHEGSTSSALSPGSSGQRHDEATDVQLCGEKLGSATIRAHKFSQRRRGLHISPVVFYGSPNGVPPKRPSSLLRLLNEIRVDLAAQNSSKLRSLKEIWTTFPRQEEAMKFAKAHPQVHVFSYQDHCNGQRRFLVSSYQEFWKRYNTMDPKLRHHYEVIQEGLPCHLYFDLEFNKRENADKNGDEMVDLLILVVLEVLLDKYSIQGNEEWVVELDSSTEEKFSRHLILRIPMTAFKDNSHVGAFVSEVCLRISSARETDKRYEMLFVKKDSSTSTCQIFVDTAVYSRNRCFRLALSSKAGKSSVLLPTGRYKCKDMSEEDMFVASLICNMDVDCQKLLVCKMELDCAKTLQFETEMNGDFGRYSLTSQELNFNSFPSNSSENYFPGKSPFPMLDKFIESVASIGTVSGKIRSWYWFSVHGLMVYGMSRNRFCERIGREHKSNHVIYVVDLNWAAYYQKCHDPDCKGYRSPLRPIPEDIVPDLSAFFDSVQMVNPPNVTNNVLDNDENTANCSPVDAWWLEAIRVSNAIENKQVMEDDNKENNFVDEDEDWWVDIETDIPQVELELNHFSGS, encoded by the exons ATGGACGACGTCGACAGATTGTTCAAGTGCTTCAAGTGCGGCATCTCTCCTCCCG AATCGGCcgtgagagagaggaagagagttaAAAGGAAATGGCAGGAGGGGAGCTCAGTACATGAAGGCTCCACATCGAGCGCTCTCAGTCCAGGATCATCAGGACAGAGGCATGATGAGGCAACGGACGTACAGCTTTGTGGCGAGAAA CTTGGTTCAGCAACAATTAGAGCACACAAGTTCAGCCAAAGGAGGAGAGGGTTGCATATTTCTCCAGTGGTGTTCTACGGGTCTCCTAATGGCGTGCCTCCAAAAAGACCATCTAGTTTGCTGCGATTGCTGAATGAGATACGGGTTGATCTTGCTGCACAAAATTCATCAAAGCTAAGGTCCTT GAAGGAAATATGGACCACATTCCCAAGGCAAGAAGAAGCAATGAAGTTTGCTAAGGCTCATCCTCAGGTTCATGTGTTCAGTTACCAAGACCATTGCAATGGCCAGAGAAGATTTCTTGTATCTTCTTACCAGGAATTCTGGAAGAG GTACAATACTATGGATCCAAAGTTGCGCCACCATTATGAAGTAATTCAGGAG GGTCTTCCTTGTCACTTATACTTTGATTTGGAGTTCAATAAGAGGGAAAATGCTGACAAAAATGGAGACGAGATGGTTGATCTTCTGATATTAGTTGTTTTGGAGGTGTTGCTTGACAAGTACTCAATCCAAGGAAACGAGGAATGGGTAGTTGAGCTCGATTCTTCAACTGAAG AAaaattttctcgtcatttgaTTCTGAGGATACCAATGACTGCTTTTAAGGACAACTCTCAtgtgggtgcatttgtttcggaG GTATGCTTGCGGATTTCTAGTGCAAGGGAGACAGACAAAAGGTATGAAATGTTGTTTGTCAAGAAAGATTCCAGCACATCAACATGTCAAATTTTTGTGGACACTGCTGTCTATTCAAGGAATCGATGCTTTCGTTTGGCTCTGTCGTCCAAGGCAGGCAAGAGTTCTGTCCTTCTGCCGACTGGGCGTTACAAATGCAAGGACATG TCTGAGGAAGACATGTTCGTGGCTTCTTTGATCTGCAATATGGATGTTGATTGTCAGAAGCTCTTGGTCTGCAAAATGGAGTTAGATTGTGCAAAGACACTTCAGTTCGAGACCGAG ATGAATGGTGACTTTGGAAGATACAGTCTTACTTCGCAAGAGCTTAATTTCAACTCTTTCCCTAGTAATAGTTCGGAGAATTACTTCCCTGGCAAGTCGCCTTTTCCAATGTTGGACAAATTCATAGAATCTGTGGCCTCAATTGGAACTGTATCAG GTAAAATTCGAAGCTGGTACTGGTTCTCAGTGCATGGACTCATGGTTTACGGCATGTCAAGGAACAGGTTCTGTGAGCGGATAGGCAGAGAGCATAAAAGCAATCACG TTATCTACGTTGTTGATCTGAATTGGGCTGCATATTACCAGAAATGTCATGATCCTGATTGCAAAG GTTACCGCTCTCCCTTGCGTCCAATCCCAGAGGATATTGTGCCTGATCTATCAGCATTCTTTGATTCGGTGCAGATGGTTAATCCTCCTAATGTAACAAATAATGTGCTTGACAATGATGAAAATACAGCGAATTGCTCCCCTGTGGATGCTTGGTGGCTCGAAGCCATAAGGGTCTCAAATGCTATAGAAAACAAACAGGTCATGGAGGACGACAACAAG GAGAACAATTTTGTGGATGAAGACGAGGACTGGTGGGTGGATATAGAAACGGATATACCTCAGGTTGAGCTTGAGCTTAACCATTTCAGTGGATCATAG
- the LOC115742812 gene encoding DNA-directed primase/polymerase protein isoform X4: MDDVDRLFKCFKCGISPPESAVRERKRVKRKWQEGSSVHEGSTSSALSPGSSGQRHDEATDVQLCGEKLGSATIRAHKFSQRRRGLHISPVVFYGSPNGVPPKRPSSLLRLLNEIRVDLAAQNSSKLRKEIWTTFPRQEEAMKFAKAHPQVHVFSYQDHCNGQRRFLVSSYQEFWKRYNTMDPKLRHHYEVIQEGLPCHLYFDLEFNKRENADKNGDEMVDLLILVVLEVLLDKYSIQGNEEWVVELDSSTEEKFSRHLILRIPMTAFKDNSHVGAFVSEVCLRISSARETDKRYEMLFVKKDSSTSTCQIFVDTAVYSRNRCFRLALSSKAGKSSVLLPTGRYKCKDMSEEDMFVASLICNMDVDCQKLLVCKMELDCAKTLQFETEMNGDFGRYSLTSQELNFNSFPSNSSENYFPGKSPFPMLDKFIESVASIGTVSGKIRSWYWFSVHGLMVYGMSRNRFCERIGREHKSNHVIYVVDLNWAAYYQKCHDPDCKGYRSPLRPIPEDIVPDLSAFFDSVQMVNPPNVTNNVLDNDENTANCSPVDAWWLEAIRVSNAIENKQVMEDDNKENNFVDEDEDWWVDIETDIPQVELELNHFSGS; encoded by the exons ATGGACGACGTCGACAGATTGTTCAAGTGCTTCAAGTGCGGCATCTCTCCTCCCG AATCGGCcgtgagagagaggaagagagttaAAAGGAAATGGCAGGAGGGGAGCTCAGTACATGAAGGCTCCACATCGAGCGCTCTCAGTCCAGGATCATCAGGACAGAGGCATGATGAGGCAACGGACGTACAGCTTTGTGGCGAGAAA CTTGGTTCAGCAACAATTAGAGCACACAAGTTCAGCCAAAGGAGGAGAGGGTTGCATATTTCTCCAGTGGTGTTCTACGGGTCTCCTAATGGCGTGCCTCCAAAAAGACCATCTAGTTTGCTGCGATTGCTGAATGAGATACGGGTTGATCTTGCTGCACAAAATTCATCAAAGCTAAG GAAGGAAATATGGACCACATTCCCAAGGCAAGAAGAAGCAATGAAGTTTGCTAAGGCTCATCCTCAGGTTCATGTGTTCAGTTACCAAGACCATTGCAATGGCCAGAGAAGATTTCTTGTATCTTCTTACCAGGAATTCTGGAAGAG GTACAATACTATGGATCCAAAGTTGCGCCACCATTATGAAGTAATTCAGGAG GGTCTTCCTTGTCACTTATACTTTGATTTGGAGTTCAATAAGAGGGAAAATGCTGACAAAAATGGAGACGAGATGGTTGATCTTCTGATATTAGTTGTTTTGGAGGTGTTGCTTGACAAGTACTCAATCCAAGGAAACGAGGAATGGGTAGTTGAGCTCGATTCTTCAACTGAAG AAaaattttctcgtcatttgaTTCTGAGGATACCAATGACTGCTTTTAAGGACAACTCTCAtgtgggtgcatttgtttcggaG GTATGCTTGCGGATTTCTAGTGCAAGGGAGACAGACAAAAGGTATGAAATGTTGTTTGTCAAGAAAGATTCCAGCACATCAACATGTCAAATTTTTGTGGACACTGCTGTCTATTCAAGGAATCGATGCTTTCGTTTGGCTCTGTCGTCCAAGGCAGGCAAGAGTTCTGTCCTTCTGCCGACTGGGCGTTACAAATGCAAGGACATG TCTGAGGAAGACATGTTCGTGGCTTCTTTGATCTGCAATATGGATGTTGATTGTCAGAAGCTCTTGGTCTGCAAAATGGAGTTAGATTGTGCAAAGACACTTCAGTTCGAGACCGAG ATGAATGGTGACTTTGGAAGATACAGTCTTACTTCGCAAGAGCTTAATTTCAACTCTTTCCCTAGTAATAGTTCGGAGAATTACTTCCCTGGCAAGTCGCCTTTTCCAATGTTGGACAAATTCATAGAATCTGTGGCCTCAATTGGAACTGTATCAG GTAAAATTCGAAGCTGGTACTGGTTCTCAGTGCATGGACTCATGGTTTACGGCATGTCAAGGAACAGGTTCTGTGAGCGGATAGGCAGAGAGCATAAAAGCAATCACG TTATCTACGTTGTTGATCTGAATTGGGCTGCATATTACCAGAAATGTCATGATCCTGATTGCAAAG GTTACCGCTCTCCCTTGCGTCCAATCCCAGAGGATATTGTGCCTGATCTATCAGCATTCTTTGATTCGGTGCAGATGGTTAATCCTCCTAATGTAACAAATAATGTGCTTGACAATGATGAAAATACAGCGAATTGCTCCCCTGTGGATGCTTGGTGGCTCGAAGCCATAAGGGTCTCAAATGCTATAGAAAACAAACAGGTCATGGAGGACGACAACAAG GAGAACAATTTTGTGGATGAAGACGAGGACTGGTGGGTGGATATAGAAACGGATATACCTCAGGTTGAGCTTGAGCTTAACCATTTCAGTGGATCATAG
- the LOC115742812 gene encoding DNA-directed primase/polymerase protein isoform X1 produces MDDVDRLFKCFKCGISPPESAVRERKRVKRKWQEGSSVHEGSTSSALSPGSSGQRHDEATDVQLCGEKVWDLGSATIRAHKFSQRRRGLHISPVVFYGSPNGVPPKRPSSLLRLLNEIRVDLAAQNSSKLRSLKEIWTTFPRQEEAMKFAKAHPQVHVFSYQDHCNGQRRFLVSSYQEFWKRYNTMDPKLRHHYEVIQEGLPCHLYFDLEFNKRENADKNGDEMVDLLILVVLEVLLDKYSIQGNEEWVVELDSSTEEKFSRHLILRIPMTAFKDNSHVGAFVSEVCLRISSARETDKRYEMLFVKKDSSTSTCQIFVDTAVYSRNRCFRLALSSKAGKSSVLLPTGRYKCKDMSEEDMFVASLICNMDVDCQKLLVCKMELDCAKTLQFETEMNGDFGRYSLTSQELNFNSFPSNSSENYFPGKSPFPMLDKFIESVASIGTVSGKIRSWYWFSVHGLMVYGMSRNRFCERIGREHKSNHVIYVVDLNWAAYYQKCHDPDCKGYRSPLRPIPEDIVPDLSAFFDSVQMVNPPNVTNNVLDNDENTANCSPVDAWWLEAIRVSNAIENKQVMEDDNKENNFVDEDEDWWVDIETDIPQVELELNHFSGS; encoded by the exons ATGGACGACGTCGACAGATTGTTCAAGTGCTTCAAGTGCGGCATCTCTCCTCCCG AATCGGCcgtgagagagaggaagagagttaAAAGGAAATGGCAGGAGGGGAGCTCAGTACATGAAGGCTCCACATCGAGCGCTCTCAGTCCAGGATCATCAGGACAGAGGCATGATGAGGCAACGGACGTACAGCTTTGTGGCGAGAAAGTATGGGAC CTTGGTTCAGCAACAATTAGAGCACACAAGTTCAGCCAAAGGAGGAGAGGGTTGCATATTTCTCCAGTGGTGTTCTACGGGTCTCCTAATGGCGTGCCTCCAAAAAGACCATCTAGTTTGCTGCGATTGCTGAATGAGATACGGGTTGATCTTGCTGCACAAAATTCATCAAAGCTAAGGTCCTT GAAGGAAATATGGACCACATTCCCAAGGCAAGAAGAAGCAATGAAGTTTGCTAAGGCTCATCCTCAGGTTCATGTGTTCAGTTACCAAGACCATTGCAATGGCCAGAGAAGATTTCTTGTATCTTCTTACCAGGAATTCTGGAAGAG GTACAATACTATGGATCCAAAGTTGCGCCACCATTATGAAGTAATTCAGGAG GGTCTTCCTTGTCACTTATACTTTGATTTGGAGTTCAATAAGAGGGAAAATGCTGACAAAAATGGAGACGAGATGGTTGATCTTCTGATATTAGTTGTTTTGGAGGTGTTGCTTGACAAGTACTCAATCCAAGGAAACGAGGAATGGGTAGTTGAGCTCGATTCTTCAACTGAAG AAaaattttctcgtcatttgaTTCTGAGGATACCAATGACTGCTTTTAAGGACAACTCTCAtgtgggtgcatttgtttcggaG GTATGCTTGCGGATTTCTAGTGCAAGGGAGACAGACAAAAGGTATGAAATGTTGTTTGTCAAGAAAGATTCCAGCACATCAACATGTCAAATTTTTGTGGACACTGCTGTCTATTCAAGGAATCGATGCTTTCGTTTGGCTCTGTCGTCCAAGGCAGGCAAGAGTTCTGTCCTTCTGCCGACTGGGCGTTACAAATGCAAGGACATG TCTGAGGAAGACATGTTCGTGGCTTCTTTGATCTGCAATATGGATGTTGATTGTCAGAAGCTCTTGGTCTGCAAAATGGAGTTAGATTGTGCAAAGACACTTCAGTTCGAGACCGAG ATGAATGGTGACTTTGGAAGATACAGTCTTACTTCGCAAGAGCTTAATTTCAACTCTTTCCCTAGTAATAGTTCGGAGAATTACTTCCCTGGCAAGTCGCCTTTTCCAATGTTGGACAAATTCATAGAATCTGTGGCCTCAATTGGAACTGTATCAG GTAAAATTCGAAGCTGGTACTGGTTCTCAGTGCATGGACTCATGGTTTACGGCATGTCAAGGAACAGGTTCTGTGAGCGGATAGGCAGAGAGCATAAAAGCAATCACG TTATCTACGTTGTTGATCTGAATTGGGCTGCATATTACCAGAAATGTCATGATCCTGATTGCAAAG GTTACCGCTCTCCCTTGCGTCCAATCCCAGAGGATATTGTGCCTGATCTATCAGCATTCTTTGATTCGGTGCAGATGGTTAATCCTCCTAATGTAACAAATAATGTGCTTGACAATGATGAAAATACAGCGAATTGCTCCCCTGTGGATGCTTGGTGGCTCGAAGCCATAAGGGTCTCAAATGCTATAGAAAACAAACAGGTCATGGAGGACGACAACAAG GAGAACAATTTTGTGGATGAAGACGAGGACTGGTGGGTGGATATAGAAACGGATATACCTCAGGTTGAGCTTGAGCTTAACCATTTCAGTGGATCATAG
- the LOC115742812 gene encoding DNA-directed primase/polymerase protein isoform X5, with protein MDDVDRLFKCFKCGISPPESAVRERKRVKRKWQEGSSVHEGSTSSALSPGSSGQRHDEATDVQLCGEKVWDLGSATIRAHKFSQRRRGLHISPVVFYGSPNGVPPKRPSSLLRLLNEIRVDLAAQNSSKLRSLKEIWTTFPRQEEAMKFAKAHPQVHVFSYQDHCNGQRRFLVSSYQEFWKRYNTMDPKLRHHYEVIQEGLPCHLYFDLEFNKRENADKNGDEMVDLLILVVLEVLLDKYSIQGNEEWVVELDSSTEEKFSRHLILRIPMTAFKDNSHVGAFVSEVCLRISSARETDKRYEMLFVKKDSSTSTCQIFVDTAVYSRNRCFRLALSSKAGKSSVLLPTGRYKCKDMSEEDMFVASLICNMDVDCQKLLVCKMELDCAKTLQFETEMNGDFGRYSLTSQELNFNSFPSNSSENYFPGKSPFPMLDKFIESVASIGTVSGKIRSWYWFSVHGLMVYGMSRNRFCERIGREHKSNHVIYVVDLNWAAYYQKCHDPDCKDG; from the exons ATGGACGACGTCGACAGATTGTTCAAGTGCTTCAAGTGCGGCATCTCTCCTCCCG AATCGGCcgtgagagagaggaagagagttaAAAGGAAATGGCAGGAGGGGAGCTCAGTACATGAAGGCTCCACATCGAGCGCTCTCAGTCCAGGATCATCAGGACAGAGGCATGATGAGGCAACGGACGTACAGCTTTGTGGCGAGAAAGTATGGGAC CTTGGTTCAGCAACAATTAGAGCACACAAGTTCAGCCAAAGGAGGAGAGGGTTGCATATTTCTCCAGTGGTGTTCTACGGGTCTCCTAATGGCGTGCCTCCAAAAAGACCATCTAGTTTGCTGCGATTGCTGAATGAGATACGGGTTGATCTTGCTGCACAAAATTCATCAAAGCTAAGGTCCTT GAAGGAAATATGGACCACATTCCCAAGGCAAGAAGAAGCAATGAAGTTTGCTAAGGCTCATCCTCAGGTTCATGTGTTCAGTTACCAAGACCATTGCAATGGCCAGAGAAGATTTCTTGTATCTTCTTACCAGGAATTCTGGAAGAG GTACAATACTATGGATCCAAAGTTGCGCCACCATTATGAAGTAATTCAGGAG GGTCTTCCTTGTCACTTATACTTTGATTTGGAGTTCAATAAGAGGGAAAATGCTGACAAAAATGGAGACGAGATGGTTGATCTTCTGATATTAGTTGTTTTGGAGGTGTTGCTTGACAAGTACTCAATCCAAGGAAACGAGGAATGGGTAGTTGAGCTCGATTCTTCAACTGAAG AAaaattttctcgtcatttgaTTCTGAGGATACCAATGACTGCTTTTAAGGACAACTCTCAtgtgggtgcatttgtttcggaG GTATGCTTGCGGATTTCTAGTGCAAGGGAGACAGACAAAAGGTATGAAATGTTGTTTGTCAAGAAAGATTCCAGCACATCAACATGTCAAATTTTTGTGGACACTGCTGTCTATTCAAGGAATCGATGCTTTCGTTTGGCTCTGTCGTCCAAGGCAGGCAAGAGTTCTGTCCTTCTGCCGACTGGGCGTTACAAATGCAAGGACATG TCTGAGGAAGACATGTTCGTGGCTTCTTTGATCTGCAATATGGATGTTGATTGTCAGAAGCTCTTGGTCTGCAAAATGGAGTTAGATTGTGCAAAGACACTTCAGTTCGAGACCGAG ATGAATGGTGACTTTGGAAGATACAGTCTTACTTCGCAAGAGCTTAATTTCAACTCTTTCCCTAGTAATAGTTCGGAGAATTACTTCCCTGGCAAGTCGCCTTTTCCAATGTTGGACAAATTCATAGAATCTGTGGCCTCAATTGGAACTGTATCAG GTAAAATTCGAAGCTGGTACTGGTTCTCAGTGCATGGACTCATGGTTTACGGCATGTCAAGGAACAGGTTCTGTGAGCGGATAGGCAGAGAGCATAAAAGCAATCACG TTATCTACGTTGTTGATCTGAATTGGGCTGCATATTACCAGAAATGTCATGATCCTGATTGCAAAG ATGGTTAA
- the LOC115742812 gene encoding DNA-directed primase/polymerase protein isoform X2 — MDDVDRLFKCFKCGISPPESAVRERKRVKRKWQEGSSVHEGSTSSALSPGSSGQRHDEATDVQLCGEKVWDLGSATIRAHKFSQRRRGLHISPVVFYGSPNGVPPKRPSSLLRLLNEIRVDLAAQNSSKLRKEIWTTFPRQEEAMKFAKAHPQVHVFSYQDHCNGQRRFLVSSYQEFWKRYNTMDPKLRHHYEVIQEGLPCHLYFDLEFNKRENADKNGDEMVDLLILVVLEVLLDKYSIQGNEEWVVELDSSTEEKFSRHLILRIPMTAFKDNSHVGAFVSEVCLRISSARETDKRYEMLFVKKDSSTSTCQIFVDTAVYSRNRCFRLALSSKAGKSSVLLPTGRYKCKDMSEEDMFVASLICNMDVDCQKLLVCKMELDCAKTLQFETEMNGDFGRYSLTSQELNFNSFPSNSSENYFPGKSPFPMLDKFIESVASIGTVSGKIRSWYWFSVHGLMVYGMSRNRFCERIGREHKSNHVIYVVDLNWAAYYQKCHDPDCKGYRSPLRPIPEDIVPDLSAFFDSVQMVNPPNVTNNVLDNDENTANCSPVDAWWLEAIRVSNAIENKQVMEDDNKENNFVDEDEDWWVDIETDIPQVELELNHFSGS, encoded by the exons ATGGACGACGTCGACAGATTGTTCAAGTGCTTCAAGTGCGGCATCTCTCCTCCCG AATCGGCcgtgagagagaggaagagagttaAAAGGAAATGGCAGGAGGGGAGCTCAGTACATGAAGGCTCCACATCGAGCGCTCTCAGTCCAGGATCATCAGGACAGAGGCATGATGAGGCAACGGACGTACAGCTTTGTGGCGAGAAAGTATGGGAC CTTGGTTCAGCAACAATTAGAGCACACAAGTTCAGCCAAAGGAGGAGAGGGTTGCATATTTCTCCAGTGGTGTTCTACGGGTCTCCTAATGGCGTGCCTCCAAAAAGACCATCTAGTTTGCTGCGATTGCTGAATGAGATACGGGTTGATCTTGCTGCACAAAATTCATCAAAGCTAAG GAAGGAAATATGGACCACATTCCCAAGGCAAGAAGAAGCAATGAAGTTTGCTAAGGCTCATCCTCAGGTTCATGTGTTCAGTTACCAAGACCATTGCAATGGCCAGAGAAGATTTCTTGTATCTTCTTACCAGGAATTCTGGAAGAG GTACAATACTATGGATCCAAAGTTGCGCCACCATTATGAAGTAATTCAGGAG GGTCTTCCTTGTCACTTATACTTTGATTTGGAGTTCAATAAGAGGGAAAATGCTGACAAAAATGGAGACGAGATGGTTGATCTTCTGATATTAGTTGTTTTGGAGGTGTTGCTTGACAAGTACTCAATCCAAGGAAACGAGGAATGGGTAGTTGAGCTCGATTCTTCAACTGAAG AAaaattttctcgtcatttgaTTCTGAGGATACCAATGACTGCTTTTAAGGACAACTCTCAtgtgggtgcatttgtttcggaG GTATGCTTGCGGATTTCTAGTGCAAGGGAGACAGACAAAAGGTATGAAATGTTGTTTGTCAAGAAAGATTCCAGCACATCAACATGTCAAATTTTTGTGGACACTGCTGTCTATTCAAGGAATCGATGCTTTCGTTTGGCTCTGTCGTCCAAGGCAGGCAAGAGTTCTGTCCTTCTGCCGACTGGGCGTTACAAATGCAAGGACATG TCTGAGGAAGACATGTTCGTGGCTTCTTTGATCTGCAATATGGATGTTGATTGTCAGAAGCTCTTGGTCTGCAAAATGGAGTTAGATTGTGCAAAGACACTTCAGTTCGAGACCGAG ATGAATGGTGACTTTGGAAGATACAGTCTTACTTCGCAAGAGCTTAATTTCAACTCTTTCCCTAGTAATAGTTCGGAGAATTACTTCCCTGGCAAGTCGCCTTTTCCAATGTTGGACAAATTCATAGAATCTGTGGCCTCAATTGGAACTGTATCAG GTAAAATTCGAAGCTGGTACTGGTTCTCAGTGCATGGACTCATGGTTTACGGCATGTCAAGGAACAGGTTCTGTGAGCGGATAGGCAGAGAGCATAAAAGCAATCACG TTATCTACGTTGTTGATCTGAATTGGGCTGCATATTACCAGAAATGTCATGATCCTGATTGCAAAG GTTACCGCTCTCCCTTGCGTCCAATCCCAGAGGATATTGTGCCTGATCTATCAGCATTCTTTGATTCGGTGCAGATGGTTAATCCTCCTAATGTAACAAATAATGTGCTTGACAATGATGAAAATACAGCGAATTGCTCCCCTGTGGATGCTTGGTGGCTCGAAGCCATAAGGGTCTCAAATGCTATAGAAAACAAACAGGTCATGGAGGACGACAACAAG GAGAACAATTTTGTGGATGAAGACGAGGACTGGTGGGTGGATATAGAAACGGATATACCTCAGGTTGAGCTTGAGCTTAACCATTTCAGTGGATCATAG